One Thalassotalea sediminis DNA segment encodes these proteins:
- a CDS encoding LysR family transcriptional regulator, producing MRLRHIEIFHAIYTTGSITNAAKILHVSQPSVSKVLSHAEMQLGFNLFERVKGRLIPTNEAEMLFDEVDKIYQQMRSIRNTAENIKKTDFGNISIGVTPALGFDVLPNAISAFQADHPKVNFTIQTVHNDEVTKALFEHKCDFAVLFSPATFAGITCQPCAQSELVVMYPKALFSESPAELSLSQLTEYPFIDISDSGPLGDLLWTRIMEENVDLQSTIKVQTYFIAARMVARGAGVCVVDKYTAQGNVSNDIGYASFSPKLSFDVSLLHLEGRPIPRVAEDFIPYLIEQI from the coding sequence ATGAGATTAAGGCATATTGAAATATTTCATGCAATTTACACCACAGGGTCGATTACCAATGCTGCCAAAATACTGCACGTGTCGCAACCTTCGGTAAGTAAAGTGTTATCGCATGCTGAGATGCAACTTGGCTTTAATCTCTTTGAGCGTGTTAAGGGGCGTTTAATACCGACCAATGAAGCTGAAATGTTATTTGATGAAGTCGATAAAATTTATCAGCAAATGCGCTCGATTAGAAATACAGCAGAAAATATTAAAAAGACTGACTTTGGTAATATCAGTATTGGCGTAACCCCAGCATTAGGCTTTGATGTATTACCAAACGCAATTTCAGCGTTTCAAGCGGATCATCCTAAGGTCAACTTTACTATTCAAACCGTGCACAACGATGAAGTGACCAAAGCACTTTTTGAGCATAAATGTGATTTTGCCGTATTGTTTTCGCCTGCAACCTTTGCGGGGATTACATGTCAGCCGTGCGCACAATCAGAACTCGTGGTTATGTACCCGAAAGCATTATTTTCAGAGAGCCCCGCAGAGTTATCGTTATCTCAGTTAACTGAATACCCGTTTATTGATATTAGTGATAGTGGACCACTAGGTGATCTGTTATGGACGCGAATAATGGAAGAAAATGTTGATCTGCAGTCAACAATCAAAGTACAAACTTACTTTATTGCTGCAAGAATGGTTGCTAGAGGTGCAGGAGTTTGTGTTGTCGATAAATATACAGCACAAGGCAATGTATCCAACGACATTGGTTATGCTTCATTTTCGCCCAAACTGTCATTTGATGTTAGCCTGTTACATTTAGAAGGTCGGCCTATACCTCGCGTAGCAGAAGATTTCATCCCTTACCTAATTGAACAAATATAG
- a CDS encoding glycoside hydrolase family 2 TIM barrel-domain containing protein yields the protein MIKIKHYGKPLAWYTLIKLSLPLLLALNTTSANSETLDKGNDWEDPQVIGINKLPPRANFFPFIESTITDKNKASNYKDLNGIWRFKLSPNIAKAPKNFAKPNIDDSDWQQINVPGNWELQGFDRPIYLNQPYPFAKNPPYIQAHDNPTGHYRRTFQLDKNWLTHNKVFIHFGAVKSAFYLWINGKKVGYSQGSKTPAEFNITSYVEQGENTIALQVLRWSDGSYLEAQDFWRLSGIERDVYLYYTPETHIQDYFVKADLEKDYQTGKFSLEIAANTISAEQQLEVTLTAPNGEQVYQHKKSILTKKTTFNAQLKDVLKWSAEVPSLYQLSISLIDKNKPTQFIQQKIGFRSTEIINGQLMVNGQPILIKGVNRHEHDPDTGHYISRESMELDIKLFKQFNINAVRLAHYPNDPYWYELCDKYGIYIVDEANIESHGMYYNLAKGESLGNNPAWKKAHLARIEAMIERDKNHPSIIAWSLGNEAGNGYNFYHAYDWVRARDPHRPIQYERAVFEWNTDLYVPQYPTPAYMEKYARSNPDRSMIMSEYAHAMGNSAGNFLDFWQVIRKYPKLQGGFIWDWVDQGLRTTDESGNRIFAYGGDFGVPGTPSDGNFVLNGIVLPDRTPEPSLYEIKKVHQDIQLSVLDLKRGKINVFNEFFFKDLSAYKLSWRLMQNGHTLQAGTIDNLNIAPQQAQVYKLNYRLPKSSDEEVFLDVQILTKNDEPLIGKNAEIAKEQFIVQQATTSTKKPVKGKLTVYRTVTDSEIHGKDFIVRFNHKYAELSGMRYKGEELIKKAPKANFWRAPTDNDFGGNWQDKLRVWRYASERQKKTTFKLTENNNTVVVNTEFYLEDVDGKVAIDYTITADGAVKVDYRLTSALENMPKIPRVGMNLELFGEFEQLTFFGKGPHENYRDRHYAAHVGVYKSTVAEQYHPYVRPQESGYKTQVRWATLLNKQGIGLKISGNPHFGMSALPYRMSDLDPGMRRTQSHSGSLQPRPIVSLNIDYGQMGVGGVNSWHTTALEKYSLTEKEYQYSYTLQGYMQSDAEQ from the coding sequence ATGATAAAAATAAAGCACTACGGTAAGCCGCTCGCTTGGTACACCCTGATAAAATTAAGTTTGCCTTTATTACTGGCATTGAACACAACGTCAGCAAATTCAGAAACGCTAGATAAAGGTAATGATTGGGAAGATCCACAAGTGATAGGCATCAATAAACTGCCACCACGCGCAAACTTCTTTCCGTTTATTGAATCTACTATTACAGATAAAAATAAAGCCAGTAACTATAAAGACTTAAATGGTATATGGCGGTTTAAACTTAGTCCGAATATCGCAAAAGCACCAAAAAACTTTGCCAAGCCAAATATTGATGACTCTGACTGGCAACAAATAAATGTGCCGGGAAATTGGGAGTTGCAAGGATTTGATCGCCCTATCTATTTAAATCAACCCTATCCTTTTGCCAAGAATCCGCCCTATATTCAAGCGCATGACAATCCAACAGGCCATTATCGACGAACGTTTCAGTTAGATAAAAATTGGCTAACACACAATAAAGTCTTTATACATTTTGGCGCGGTTAAGTCTGCATTCTACCTATGGATAAATGGCAAAAAAGTAGGTTACAGTCAAGGAAGCAAAACACCTGCCGAATTTAACATTACATCTTATGTAGAACAGGGGGAAAATACGATCGCATTACAAGTTTTGAGGTGGAGTGACGGTAGTTATTTGGAAGCACAAGATTTCTGGCGATTATCGGGTATTGAGCGTGATGTTTATCTTTATTACACACCAGAAACCCATATACAGGATTACTTTGTCAAAGCTGATTTAGAAAAAGATTACCAAACAGGCAAATTCTCACTTGAAATAGCAGCTAATACCATCTCAGCTGAGCAGCAGCTCGAAGTTACGCTGACCGCGCCAAATGGTGAACAAGTTTATCAACATAAAAAGTCAATATTGACCAAAAAAACGACATTTAATGCACAATTAAAAGATGTATTGAAGTGGTCAGCAGAAGTCCCCAGTCTTTATCAGCTGTCAATTTCATTAATAGATAAAAATAAGCCCACACAATTTATACAGCAAAAAATAGGGTTTCGAAGTACTGAAATTATTAACGGTCAGTTGATGGTAAATGGTCAACCTATTTTAATTAAAGGCGTTAATCGCCATGAACATGATCCTGATACCGGTCACTATATTTCACGTGAAAGTATGGAACTTGATATTAAACTCTTTAAACAATTTAATATTAACGCGGTACGCCTCGCACATTACCCTAATGATCCATATTGGTACGAACTCTGTGATAAATATGGCATTTACATCGTAGACGAAGCCAATATTGAATCCCATGGCATGTATTATAACCTTGCTAAAGGAGAAAGCTTAGGTAATAACCCTGCATGGAAAAAGGCACATTTAGCGCGAATTGAAGCCATGATTGAACGCGATAAAAACCACCCATCTATTATCGCTTGGTCGTTAGGTAATGAAGCTGGTAATGGCTATAACTTTTATCATGCCTACGATTGGGTGCGCGCCAGAGACCCACATCGCCCTATTCAGTATGAACGTGCAGTATTTGAATGGAATACTGATTTATATGTGCCGCAATATCCTACACCTGCATATATGGAAAAGTATGCGCGTTCAAATCCGGATCGCAGTATGATAATGAGTGAATACGCGCACGCAATGGGCAATAGTGCAGGTAATTTTCTCGATTTTTGGCAAGTCATCCGAAAATATCCTAAATTACAAGGTGGTTTTATTTGGGATTGGGTCGATCAAGGCCTGCGGACAACAGATGAGTCTGGCAATCGTATTTTTGCTTATGGTGGCGATTTCGGTGTGCCAGGAACCCCTTCGGATGGTAACTTCGTATTAAATGGTATTGTGTTGCCAGATAGAACGCCTGAACCATCTTTATATGAAATTAAAAAAGTACATCAAGACATTCAACTCAGCGTTCTAGACCTTAAACGTGGTAAAATTAATGTCTTTAACGAATTCTTTTTTAAAGATCTTTCCGCTTACAAGCTGTCTTGGCGCTTAATGCAAAATGGTCATACATTACAAGCAGGAACAATTGATAACCTTAATATAGCTCCGCAACAAGCACAGGTGTACAAACTTAATTACCGCCTACCAAAGTCGAGCGATGAAGAAGTGTTTTTAGATGTTCAAATTCTGACTAAAAACGACGAACCCTTAATTGGTAAGAACGCTGAAATTGCCAAAGAACAATTCATAGTACAACAGGCTACAACATCAACTAAGAAGCCAGTTAAAGGGAAGCTAACAGTTTATCGCACAGTTACCGACTCGGAAATTCATGGCAAAGATTTTATAGTCCGTTTTAATCATAAATACGCTGAATTATCAGGCATGCGTTATAAAGGAGAAGAGCTCATTAAAAAAGCGCCTAAAGCAAACTTTTGGCGAGCACCAACAGACAATGATTTTGGCGGTAATTGGCAAGATAAACTCAGGGTTTGGCGTTACGCTTCAGAGCGTCAGAAAAAGACCACCTTTAAACTTACTGAAAATAACAACACAGTTGTAGTAAACACTGAATTTTATTTAGAAGATGTTGATGGTAAGGTCGCAATAGATTATACCATAACAGCGGATGGCGCAGTTAAGGTAGATTATCGCCTAACATCAGCGCTTGAAAATATGCCAAAGATCCCGCGTGTAGGTATGAATTTAGAGTTGTTTGGGGAATTTGAACAGTTAACATTCTTTGGTAAAGGACCCCATGAAAATTATCGTGATCGTCACTATGCCGCACATGTTGGCGTTTATAAAAGTACTGTTGCTGAACAATATCATCCATATGTTCGCCCGCAAGAAAGTGGCTATAAAACACAAGTAAGATGGGCTACATTGTTAAATAAACAAGGAATAGGGTTAAAAATATCTGGTAACCCTCATTTTGGTATGAGTGCACTGCCTTATCGAATGAGTGATCTTGACCCTGGTATGCGTCGCACGCAGAGCCATTCAGGCAGTTTGCAGCCTAGACCTATTGTTTCTTTAAATATCGATTACGGACAAATGGGTGTAGGTGGTGTGAATAGTTGGCATACTACTGCACTTGAAAAGTACTCATTAACCGAAAAAGAGTATCAATACAGTTACACCTTACAAGGGTATATGCAAAGTGACGCTGAGCAATAG
- a CDS encoding gluconate 2-dehydrogenase subunit 3 family protein, with product MERRSAIKMLLTSIGITASSQTLITLVQASQQNHRPKKPYFNASQRAFIKQLNNTILPETSTPGAETLKLQRFVETMVKETFPEKQQNMFVDGLRITQELFNKSMIVDETTQQDHTAHLTQFLSITDEQRATYQILDDLPPERIPAEIKVHYYQYKFLFTLRALLIIGFMHHEEIAKLQRDAKDFPVTYIPGNC from the coding sequence ATGGAAAGGCGTAGTGCAATTAAAATGTTGCTTACTTCGATTGGTATTACAGCATCGAGTCAAACATTAATAACATTGGTTCAAGCAAGTCAACAAAACCATCGCCCGAAAAAACCATATTTTAATGCGAGCCAACGTGCATTTATCAAACAACTTAATAATACTATTTTGCCCGAAACTTCAACACCGGGTGCTGAAACACTCAAATTACAGCGTTTTGTTGAGACAATGGTTAAAGAAACCTTTCCTGAGAAACAACAAAATATGTTTGTTGATGGCTTAAGGATAACCCAAGAACTATTTAACAAAAGCATGATTGTAGATGAAACTACACAGCAAGATCATACCGCTCATTTAACGCAGTTTTTATCGATAACTGACGAGCAAAGAGCAACATATCAAATACTCGATGATTTGCCACCAGAGCGCATTCCCGCTGAGATAAAAGTACATTATTACCAATATAAATTTTTATTCACTTTAAGAGCGTTACTCATTATTGGCTTTATGCATCACGAAGAGATCGCAAAATTACAACGCGATGCAAAAGACTTTCCTGTAACTTATATTCCTGGTAACTGTTAG
- a CDS encoding FAD-dependent oxidoreductase, with amino-acid sequence MSRQGENTFDAIVIGSGMTGGWAAKELTEQGLKVLVLERGRMVEHATDYPTAHLSSWQLPFANQPSLQEHKTQFKQARSGFATNQDVKHWFVNDVKHPYQEQYRFDWLRGYHVGGRSLTWGRQCLRLSDLDFSANITDNHGVDWPIRYKDIAPWYDKVEQFIGVIGEALNLEQLPDGKFLPPMPLNCVEKDLKATLNKHYSSRHLTIGRVAHLTGDKTFIGRSACSYRNRCMRGCPTGSYFSSNASTLPAAQRTGNMTLRPNSIVKRIHYDDHAKRATGVEVIDANTHKTSHFHAKIIFCCASTVATTALLLQSTSKRFPHGLGNDSGQLGHNLMDHHFRVGATAIVSKFDHIIDQGKRPVGFHIPRFRNLRKPYESKLNFVRGYGFQGYATRTDWRRGIKEMSIGADFKDHLLTPGSWQVALIGFGECLPRYENKLTLDYQQLDQWGLPTVSFSCRYGTNEANMRKDMKAQAVQMLTLAGYENVTPYDDGSFPGQAIHEMGTARMGNDPKTSVVNKHNQLHSVANVYVTDGSFMTSSGYQNPSLTYMAFTARAADHAVKQFTRGIF; translated from the coding sequence ATGAGCAGACAAGGCGAAAATACCTTTGATGCGATTGTCATCGGCAGTGGCATGACAGGCGGTTGGGCAGCAAAAGAACTCACAGAACAAGGATTAAAAGTTCTGGTGCTAGAGCGTGGTCGAATGGTTGAACATGCAACTGACTACCCCACTGCTCATTTATCATCTTGGCAACTGCCTTTTGCCAATCAACCCAGCCTGCAAGAACATAAAACACAGTTTAAACAAGCACGTAGTGGCTTTGCGACCAATCAGGATGTAAAGCATTGGTTTGTAAATGATGTTAAACATCCTTATCAAGAACAATATAGATTTGACTGGTTAAGAGGTTATCATGTCGGTGGACGTTCGCTAACTTGGGGGAGACAATGTCTCCGGCTAAGCGACTTAGACTTTTCAGCAAATATCACAGACAATCATGGGGTTGACTGGCCGATACGCTATAAAGATATTGCTCCTTGGTATGATAAAGTTGAGCAGTTTATTGGCGTTATCGGTGAGGCACTAAATCTTGAACAACTGCCCGACGGTAAATTTTTACCGCCCATGCCGCTTAATTGCGTTGAGAAAGACTTAAAAGCAACGTTAAATAAGCACTACAGTAGTCGGCATTTAACGATTGGCAGGGTAGCCCACTTAACCGGTGACAAAACATTTATTGGTAGAAGCGCATGTAGTTACCGAAATAGATGCATGAGAGGCTGTCCAACAGGTAGTTATTTTAGTAGCAATGCCTCAACGTTACCTGCAGCACAACGCACAGGAAATATGACGCTTCGCCCCAATTCAATCGTAAAGCGTATTCATTACGATGATCACGCAAAACGCGCAACTGGCGTAGAAGTAATTGATGCAAATACGCACAAAACGTCGCACTTTCACGCGAAAATTATTTTTTGCTGCGCATCGACAGTCGCTACAACCGCTTTATTGTTACAATCAACATCAAAACGTTTCCCTCATGGGCTTGGCAATGATAGCGGTCAACTTGGGCACAACTTAATGGACCATCACTTTCGAGTGGGAGCCACAGCAATCGTATCTAAATTTGATCATATTATTGATCAAGGTAAACGCCCAGTAGGCTTTCACATTCCAAGGTTTAGAAACCTGCGAAAGCCATACGAATCAAAACTTAATTTCGTTCGTGGCTATGGTTTTCAAGGGTATGCTACGCGCACTGATTGGCGAAGAGGCATAAAAGAAATGTCAATTGGTGCTGATTTTAAAGATCACTTACTCACACCGGGGTCATGGCAAGTTGCACTGATCGGTTTTGGTGAATGTTTGCCACGATATGAAAATAAGCTGACGTTAGATTATCAACAATTAGATCAATGGGGTTTGCCCACCGTATCATTTAGTTGCCGATATGGTACCAATGAAGCAAATATGCGCAAAGACATGAAAGCTCAGGCAGTACAAATGCTGACACTAGCGGGTTATGAAAACGTAACGCCATATGATGACGGCTCATTTCCTGGGCAAGCGATTCATGAAATGGGTACAGCCCGCATGGGAAATGACCCTAAAACATCCGTGGTCAACAAACATAACCAACTACATAGCGTTGCAAATGTTTACGTTACGGATGGTTCATTTATGACATCATCGGGATATCAAAATCCTTCGTTAACCTATATGGCCTTTACCGCACGCGCAGCTGATCATGCTGTAAAACAATTTACTCGAGGCATTTTTTAA
- a CDS encoding sugar MFS transporter — protein sequence MSTHTSATPLMKEEGALTRYMPMMIIGGLFFMFGFVTWLNGSLIPFLQITCELNHFEAYFVTLVFYIAYTVMALPAAKVLKSIGYKKGIVGGLLVMTVGALVFIPAAQTKLYSVFLIALFLLGTGLTILQTAANPYLVVIGPQESAAVRISIMGILNKGAGIIAPIFFTAFVLTDMSQYNESYLGTLNAVERLQALQELSSRLIFPYFIMAGMLAILAVFIHFSPLPDVDLGAEENDLSVERTSEIKGVLHYPQLILGMLTLFFYIGVEVIAGDTIGLYGKELGVTNFGQLTSYTMAFMVVAYIIGIVVIPRWISQEKALVVSAVLGLVFSIFIIIGAKDSTAVWDLMFSWSGVPAIPNTVLFVALLGLANALVWPAVWPMALKDLGKQTATGSAVLIMGISGGALLPLLYGAFAEQTGDSQLSYWIMLPCYAFILYYALIGHKKRNW from the coding sequence ATGTCAACGCACACTTCCGCGACTCCATTGATGAAAGAGGAGGGCGCTTTAACACGCTACATGCCGATGATGATCATTGGCGGCCTTTTCTTTATGTTTGGATTTGTTACATGGCTAAACGGATCACTGATCCCGTTTTTACAAATTACTTGTGAATTGAACCACTTTGAAGCTTATTTTGTTACCTTAGTGTTTTATATTGCTTATACCGTGATGGCGCTTCCTGCAGCGAAAGTATTAAAATCTATCGGTTATAAAAAGGGGATTGTTGGTGGGTTGCTAGTTATGACCGTAGGTGCCCTTGTCTTTATTCCTGCGGCACAAACAAAGTTGTATTCTGTGTTCTTAATTGCGCTATTTTTACTAGGAACAGGTTTAACGATTTTACAAACGGCTGCAAATCCATACCTCGTTGTGATAGGACCACAAGAATCTGCAGCAGTACGTATTAGTATTATGGGGATTTTAAATAAAGGTGCTGGGATTATCGCACCAATATTTTTCACCGCATTTGTTTTAACCGATATGTCTCAATATAACGAAAGCTATTTAGGCACTTTAAATGCAGTAGAGCGACTACAAGCATTACAAGAATTATCTAGTCGCCTTATATTTCCATACTTCATCATGGCAGGAATGCTTGCAATATTAGCGGTATTTATCCATTTTTCACCTTTGCCAGATGTTGACTTAGGAGCAGAAGAAAACGATCTTAGCGTTGAACGTACATCTGAGATCAAAGGCGTATTACATTACCCCCAATTGATACTCGGTATGCTGACTTTATTTTTCTATATTGGTGTCGAAGTGATCGCCGGTGATACGATCGGTTTATACGGTAAGGAACTTGGTGTTACTAACTTTGGGCAATTAACGTCTTATACCATGGCATTTATGGTGGTTGCCTATATCATTGGTATTGTTGTTATTCCACGCTGGATAAGCCAAGAAAAGGCACTGGTTGTATCCGCGGTATTAGGTTTGGTTTTTTCTATTTTTATAATTATTGGTGCAAAAGATAGTACCGCTGTTTGGGATTTAATGTTTTCATGGAGTGGCGTGCCTGCCATACCTAATACTGTTTTATTTGTTGCATTACTCGGTTTAGCAAATGCCTTAGTATGGCCTGCTGTTTGGCCAATGGCACTTAAAGACCTAGGGAAACAAACCGCTACAGGCTCAGCAGTATTAATTATGGGAATTTCAGGTGGTGCTTTATTACCCTTACTATATGGCGCATTTGCTGAACAAACTGGCGATTCGCAGCTGTCCTATTGGATAATGTTACCTTGTTACGCCTTTATATTATATTACGCATTAATTGGTCATAAGAAGCGTAACTGGTAA
- the dgcA gene encoding N-acetyl-D-Glu racemase DgcA: MITLNYRQVSFPLAQVFRIARGAKSEAEVIEVELTSQGRKGRAESVPYKRYQEDMGSVTKQLDDIKTKLAKGVSIEELLASLAPGAAKNAVDCAYWDLKAKLCDTSVEDLLSLAPTLPCITAQTLSIDSQENMANAALALKHPPLIKVKLDGDDIIGKMRAIHKAAPYSEFIVDANEGWSMEQLTTHAFELAKLNVVLIEQPLPVGEDEALIDVDLPVALCADESCHTRQDLPYLKGRYDTINIKLDKTGGLTEALLLKEEALALGFDIMVGCMVGSSLAMAPAFLLSNGAKFVDLDGPLLVAKDRPFGFNFSNGIMHSLNTDLWGGSSEQYYLA; the protein is encoded by the coding sequence ATGATCACATTAAATTATCGCCAAGTGTCATTTCCACTTGCACAGGTTTTTCGTATTGCGCGCGGTGCTAAAAGCGAAGCAGAAGTGATTGAAGTTGAATTAACCAGTCAAGGCCGAAAGGGAAGAGCCGAATCTGTACCGTATAAACGTTATCAAGAAGATATGGGCTCAGTAACTAAGCAACTCGATGACATAAAAACTAAGCTTGCAAAAGGCGTTTCTATAGAAGAATTGCTCGCTAGTTTGGCGCCAGGAGCAGCAAAAAATGCTGTTGATTGTGCTTACTGGGATTTAAAAGCAAAGTTGTGCGACACTTCTGTAGAAGATTTGCTTTCGTTAGCGCCAACACTTCCTTGTATTACTGCACAAACATTGAGTATTGATAGCCAAGAAAACATGGCGAACGCAGCTTTAGCGCTAAAACATCCCCCTTTAATAAAAGTAAAGTTAGATGGTGATGATATTATTGGAAAGATGCGCGCGATTCACAAGGCCGCTCCATATAGTGAGTTTATCGTAGATGCTAATGAAGGCTGGTCTATGGAGCAGCTGACGACACATGCCTTTGAATTAGCTAAGCTCAATGTGGTTTTGATTGAACAACCTTTACCTGTAGGTGAAGACGAAGCCCTTATAGACGTTGATTTACCCGTAGCTCTTTGTGCAGATGAGTCTTGTCATACCCGTCAAGACTTACCTTACTTAAAGGGGCGATATGACACCATCAACATAAAACTAGATAAAACAGGTGGCTTAACTGAAGCACTATTACTAAAAGAAGAAGCCTTAGCGTTAGGTTTCGATATAATGGTTGGCTGTATGGTGGGGTCATCTCTAGCCATGGCTCCGGCATTTTTATTGTCAAATGGCGCAAAGTTTGTTGATTTGGATGGGCCATTGCTTGTCGCCAAAGATAGACCATTTGGTTTCAATTTTAGTAATGGCATTATGCATTCACTCAATACTGATTTATGGGGTGGTAGTTCAGAGCAGTATTATTTGGCTTAA
- the agaR gene encoding transcriptional repressor AgaR, giving the protein MLSTIERRQEIVLLTEKKGNVSVKELAEIFNISTVSIRNDLNELNRLGLLVRSRGGAVPSNRLTKELSIKEKHTKNLKIKQKLGEAVAHLIDEGDAIILDSGSTTEEVAHCLIGKKQLTVMTNGLNIANQLAQAEGCDVFITGGRLRKKSMSFYGAQAEERLEYYNFNKVILGVDGIDINRGISTHYEPEANFNRAMCENAEQIIVVTDSSKFGKRSLHSIITLDKVDILVTDSHLSKEYIDVLESHNIELHLVEI; this is encoded by the coding sequence ATGCTTAGTACCATTGAAAGACGCCAAGAAATCGTGTTATTAACCGAAAAAAAAGGTAATGTTTCAGTTAAAGAGTTAGCCGAAATATTTAACATTTCAACCGTATCAATTCGTAATGATCTGAATGAACTTAATCGACTTGGATTGCTCGTTAGGTCTCGTGGTGGCGCAGTACCAAGTAACCGTTTAACAAAAGAGCTATCGATTAAAGAAAAGCACACTAAAAACCTTAAAATTAAACAAAAACTTGGCGAAGCAGTTGCACACCTCATTGACGAAGGCGACGCAATTATCCTTGATTCCGGCTCAACAACAGAAGAAGTTGCGCACTGTTTAATTGGTAAAAAGCAACTCACTGTAATGACCAATGGATTAAATATTGCCAACCAGTTAGCGCAAGCCGAAGGATGTGATGTTTTTATTACCGGTGGTCGATTAAGAAAAAAATCTATGTCTTTTTACGGCGCACAAGCTGAAGAACGCTTAGAATATTACAATTTCAATAAAGTAATATTAGGTGTTGATGGCATTGATATTAATCGTGGCATTAGTACGCATTATGAGCCTGAAGCTAACTTTAACCGAGCGATGTGTGAAAACGCAGAACAAATTATTGTCGTAACCGATTCATCTAAGTTTGGTAAGCGTTCGCTTCATTCAATCATTACACTCGATAAAGTCGATATACTGGTTACCGATAGCCATCTTTCAAAAGAATATATCGACGTACTTGAAAGCCACAATATAGAATTACACCTTGTTGAAATATAA
- the dgcN gene encoding N-acetyltransferase DgcN — MQIVAPYLLFIGDATDELSIKMARGVADWRPELCIGEMKVEGCTVSTGLASTSIEEAAKQGAKTFVLGFANSGGILAEKWHPYIIKALEFGMDVVSGLHDKLTDVAELVEVANIHNRQLLDIRHPEGGFKTGTGAKRSGQRLLTVGTDCSVGKMYTSLSLEKSMKAKGLNVDFRATGQCGILIAGQGLAIDCIIADFISGATETLSPDNQDDHWDIIEGQGSLSHPAFAGVSTGLLHGSQPDAIVVCHALNRHHMRGLPHTSIPSIADTIALNLQAAKLTNPNVQLAGITVNTSSVSVEQGRIYCQGIAKEFGIPCVDPVRDGTDAIIDYLLHNQQIAGVVS, encoded by the coding sequence ATGCAAATAGTTGCTCCTTATCTGCTTTTCATCGGTGATGCTACGGATGAACTTTCTATCAAAATGGCGCGTGGTGTAGCCGATTGGCGTCCAGAATTATGTATTGGTGAAATGAAAGTTGAAGGCTGTACCGTTTCAACAGGGTTGGCATCAACATCAATTGAAGAGGCTGCAAAGCAAGGTGCGAAAACCTTTGTTTTAGGCTTTGCAAATAGTGGCGGAATATTAGCGGAGAAGTGGCATCCATATATCATTAAAGCACTTGAATTTGGTATGGATGTTGTTAGTGGTTTACATGATAAATTAACCGATGTAGCTGAATTAGTTGAAGTTGCTAATATACATAATCGACAGTTACTCGATATTAGGCACCCTGAAGGGGGGTTTAAAACGGGAACCGGCGCTAAGCGCTCAGGTCAACGATTGTTAACGGTTGGCACTGATTGTTCTGTCGGAAAAATGTATACCTCGTTGAGTCTTGAAAAGTCGATGAAAGCTAAAGGGCTAAATGTTGATTTTAGGGCTACAGGACAGTGTGGCATCCTAATCGCCGGGCAAGGTCTTGCTATTGATTGTATTATTGCTGACTTTATTTCGGGGGCAACTGAAACCTTATCACCTGATAATCAAGACGACCATTGGGACATTATAGAAGGACAAGGCTCATTATCTCACCCAGCTTTTGCTGGTGTTAGTACGGGGTTATTGCATGGTTCACAGCCAGATGCAATTGTTGTTTGTCATGCACTGAATAGACATCATATGCGTGGTTTACCGCATACGTCGATTCCAAGTATTGCTGATACCATTGCGTTAAATTTACAAGCCGCTAAGCTAACCAATCCTAATGTGCAGTTGGCGGGTATCACCGTTAATACATCGAGTGTCAGTGTTGAGCAAGGAAGAATATATTGCCAAGGTATCGCTAAAGAATTTGGTATCCCATGTGTTGACCCTGTAAGAGACGGTACAGATGCGATTATTGACTATCTATTACACAATCAGCAAATAGCAGGTGTTGTATCATGA